GCAGCGTGCGGTGGACATCGCGAACAAGAACGTTTCGCGTGCCGAGTCCATCCGCAAGTTCACGATCCTCGACAGCGAATGGACCGAGGCGAGCGGACATCTCACGCCCAAGATGAGCATCAAGCGCAATGTCATCCTGAACGACTTCGCGAACGAGATCGAGGAGATCTACACCGTGCCGGTGACGACGACCAACGTGTCGCTGGGCTGATCTCGAGACGCGACGGCGGGGCGGCCCGGATGGACCGCCCCGCCGTCGCATCTCCCGAGGTCAGAACCAGGAGGACTCGCGGATGCGACGCATCGCGATCTTGCGCTCATCGGGGCTGAGCCGCGAGATGTAGAGCATGCCGTCGAGGTGGTCGGTCTCATGCTGCAGCGCCTGCGCCATGAGTCCCTCCCCCTCGAGCACGAGTTCGTCGCCGTCGAGATCGATGCCGACCACGCGAGCCCAGGGATAGCGCAGCGTCTCGTGCCAGAGATCGGGCACCGACAGGCATCCCTCACCGACCAGCGCCGGCTCACCCGACACCTCGGTCAGCACCGGGTTCAACACGTACCCGATGTCTCCGTCGATGTTGTAGCTGAAGGCGCGGAGACCGACACCGATCTGCGGCGCCGCCACTCCCGCACGGCCGGGCAATTCGACCGTGTCGAGCAGGTCCTGCACGAGCGACCGGATGCCGTCGTCGATCACGTCGATGGACGCGCTGGGAGCGCGCAGGACGGGGTCTCCGAACAGGCGGATCGGGCGGACGGCCATCAGGCGGCGACCCGCTGACGCAGGCTTTCGACGACGATGGCGGCCAGCTCGCGCGCAGCCTCGCGCGTCTCGGGCTGCAAGTCACGGAAGACGATCGCGCTGCCCGATGCGATGTGCGCGTCGTAGGGCACGCGGACCACGTGCCCGACCCGTGTCTGGAAGTGGGACTGGAGCTCACCCGCCCGCACGAGTGCAGCGCCTGGACGTGCCGTGTTCAGCACGACCACGGCGGAGCGCACGAGATCGGCGTAGCCGTTGCTCTCCAGCCAGGTCAGCGTCTCCGAGGCCAGGCGCGCCTCGTCCACGCTCAGCCCTGCGACGACGATGAGCTGATCGGCGCGCGCGAGGGTCGCCCCCATGACGGAATGGACGATGCCGGTGCCGGTGTCGGTGAGCACGAGCGAGTAGAAGTGCGCGGCGACATCGGCGACCGCGTCGTAGTCGCTGTCGTTGAAGGCCTCGGACACATGCGGATCGGTGTCGGAAGCGATGATGTCGAGCCGAGTGTGATCGCGGGCGACGATCTCGGAGATGTCGTTGAACCCCTGGACGTCGGCGTGGGCTCGCACCAGATCGCGAACCGTCTTGCCGCTCGAGCGCCCGATGCGCTCGGCGAGGGTGCCGCGGTCGGGGTTCGCGTCGACGGCGATCACCCGGTCCTCACGGGCATCGGCGAGCGCCATGCCCAGCAGCGTCGTGATCGTGGTCTTTCCGACACCGCCCTTTCGCGAGAGCACGGGGACGAACTTCGCTCCTCCGTGCAACGGTGCCGCAATGCGCCGGTCGAGAGCCTTGCGCGCACGCGCGCGCTTGCTGTCGCCGAGGTTGATCCGACGTCCCGACAGCGTGTAGACGAGGTGCTGCCACGCACCGTCGGGCTCCGGGCGCACCGCGTGGGCGGGATCCAGCAGCCGATCCGGCGTCAGCAGATCGGAGCTCTCCCGCCCCGCCTCGAAGTCGCCCAGTCGGCGCGACTGCAGGGTGATCTCGGACGTGCGCGGCCGCAGGCGCTCGTGCTGAGCGGCATCCGCGGTCGCAAGGGAAGCCGACGTGAGCGCGATCGCCGCCGCATCGGGCGCCGACGCATCAACCGCCTCCTCGACCTCCTCGGCGACTGCCGATGCGGCGACGGCGTCCACCTCCTCGACGACACCCTCATGGATCTCGACCTCGTCATCGAGCACGACGTCGTCGTCGAAGTCGTCATCGTCGACCGCTACGGGCAAGGCGACGTCGATCTGCGCGGTGGCTCCCTCGACGATGCCGATCCCGGTCGTCTCGGCGCCGGTCACGCTCTCCAGCACGCCGTTGTCGGCGTCCTCGCTCGCATTCTCGTTGCGGTCAGGCACGGCTACACACTCCAGTTCCGGGCCGGCGCCGTCGGGCTCCGGCCGATTCGGGTCGTCCTCGGGACGGCGCAGCCGCGGCGTCACCGCCGGGCCGCGGGGCGGGGTCCCGACCCCCATGGCTCGCGGGACGACTCACGCCCCCGCTCCAGGCTACTCGGAGGGTCGGACCACCAGCAAAAGATCGCCGGCCTCCACCGCGGCCGCCGCGCCGATGACGAGACGCTCGACGATGCCGTCCATCGGCGCCGTGATGGCTGCCTCCATCTTCATCGCCTCGATGGATGCCACCGGCTGACCCGCCGAGACGCGATCGCCCACCGCGGCCTTCGGGGTGACGACACCCGAGAACGGGGCGGCCACGTGGCCCGCTACGGTCGCATCGGCCTTCTCCGACTGACGCACCTCGACCGCGACGGCGTGGTCGCGCACGAAGACGGGACGCAGCTGACCGTTCAACGTCGTCATCACGGTGCGCATGCCGCGCTCGTCGGCGTCGCCGATCGCTTCCAACCCCACGTACAGCTGGACGCCGCGCTCGATCTCGACGACGTGCTCGGTTCCGGGCGCGAGGCCGTACAGATAGTCCGCGGTGTCGAGGACGCTGAGATCGCCGTAGGTGTCGCGGGTCTCCCGGAAGGCCGCCGTGGGGGCGGGAAACAGCAGGGAGTTCAGTGTGGCGCGCCGGGTCGCACTGTCGGCTTCGAGGTTCGCGGCATCGGCGTCGGAGATCTCGGTGATCCCGCCGCGGATCTCGCGACCACGCAGCACCTTGGTGCGAAACGGCTCCGGCCAGCCGCCCGGAAGCTCACCCAGCTCCCCCGCCATGAAGGCGACGACGGAGTCGGGGATGTCATAGGTATCGGGGTTCTCGGCGAAGTCGGCGGGGTCTGCGCGCACCGCGGCGAGGTGCAGGGCAAGATCGCCGACGACCTTCGAGGAGGGGGTCACCTTCGGGACGCGCCCGAGGATCGCGTCCGCGGCGGCGTACATGTCCTCGATCAGCTCGAAGTCCTCCGACAGGCCGAGAGCGATCGCCTGCTGGCGGAGGTTCGACAGCTGACCGCCGGGGATCTCATGCCGATAGACGCGTCCCGTCGGCCCGGGAAGACCCGACTCGAACGGGCGGTAGAGGCGGCGCATCGCCTCCCAGTACGGTTCGAGTTCCGAGACGGCACCGAGGTCGAGTCCGGTGTCGCGCTCGGTGTGCGCGAGGGCGGCGACGAGCGCGGACAGCGAGGGCTGGCTGGTCGTTCCCGCCATCGGCGCCGCAGCGGCATCCACGGCGTCGGCGCCCGCGGCGGCGGCGGCCAACAGCGTCGCGAGCTGACCACCGGCGGTGTCGTGCGTATGGACGTGGACCGGGACGTCGAAGCGGTCCCGCAGAGCCCGCACCAGACGCGCAGCGGCGCCGGGGCGCAGTAGCCCCGCCATGTCCTTGACGGCGAGCACGTGCGCCCCGGCATCCACGATCTGCTCCGCCACGCGCAGGTAGTAGTCGAGGGTGTACAGATCCTCGGTCGGCGACAGGAGATCACCGGTGTAGCAGAGGGCGACTTCCGCCAGCGTGGTGCCGGTGTGCAGTACGGCGTCGATGGCAGGCCGCATCTGGGAGACGTCGTTGAGGGCATCGAAGATGCGGAAGATGTCGACGCCCGATGCCGCGGCCTCCGAGACGAAGGCATCGGTGACGCGCGTCGGATACGGCGTGTACCCCACCGTGTTACGCCCCCTCAAGAGCATCTGGATCGCCACGTTCGGCACCGCGGCCCGGAGGGCGTCCAGCCGCTCCCAGGGGTCTTCGCCGAGGAAGCGGAGCGCCACGTCGTAGGTGGCGCCGCCCCAGGCCTCGACCGAGAGCAGCTGAGGGGTGAGCCGGGCGACGTAGGGCGCGACCGTCACCAGGTCCCGTGTGCGCACGCGCGTGGCCAGCAGAGACTGATGTGCGTCTCGGAACGTCGTCTCGGTGACGGCGAGCGGCGTCTGAGCGCGCAGCTGCGCCGCGAACCCGGCCGGGCCCTGGCTGAGAAGGCGCTGTCGCGAACCGGCAGGAGGAGGCGTGGACAGATCGACGGACGGGAGCTTCGCGCGCGGGTCGGTGACGGCGGGGATCTCTCCGTGCGGACGGTTGACGGTCGTCTCGGCCAGCCACGCCACGATCTTCGATCCGCGGTCCTTCGACCCGCGACCGCGCAGCAGCTCGGGGCGCTCGTCGATGAACGACGTGCTGACGTCACCGGCCACGAAGGCGGGATCGTCTAGCACCGCCTGCAGGAAGGGGATGTTGGTCGAGACCCCGCGGATGCGGAACTCGGCGAGGGCTCGACGCGATCGCACGACCGCGGCGCCGAAGTCCCGTCCGCGGCACGTGAGCTTGGCCAGCAGCGAGTCGAAGTGCGCACTGACCTGGGAACCCGCGGCCGTCGTCCCCCCGTCGAGGCGGATGCCGGCGCCGCCCGGCGAACGGTAGGTGGTGATCTTGCCCGTGTCGGGGCGGAACCCCTGGGTCGGGTCCTCGGTCGTGATGCGGCACTGCAGCGCCGCCCCGCGCAGGCGGATCTGGTCCTGGCGCAGGCCGAGCTCGGCGAGCGTCTCGCCGGCAGCGATGCGCATCTGCGATTGCACGAGGTCGACGTCGGTGACCTCCTCGGTCACGGTGTGCTCGACCTGGATGCGCGGGTTCATCTCGATGAAGACGGCCTCGCCGGCGCGGGGACCGGCCGTCTCGAGGAGGAACTCCACCGTTCCGGCGTTCTCGTAGCCGATCGACCGGGCGAACGCGATCGCGTGGGCGTGCAATGCCGAGGCGATGGTGGGGTCGAGGTTGGGCGCCGGCGCGATCTCGACGACTTTCTGATGACGTCGCTGCACCGAGCAGTCCCGCTCGAACAGGTGCACGGTCTCGCCGGTCTTGTCGGCGAGGATCTGCACCTCGACGTGACGCGGCCGCTGCACGGCCTGTTCCAGGAAGACGCGGGCATCGCCGAACGCGGCATCGGCCTCGCGCATCGCCTCCGCGATCGCCGGGGCCAGCTGCGGCGCGGCTTCGACCCGGCGCATTCCCCGCCCACCGCCGCCGGCGACCGCCTTCACGAAGATCGGGAAGCCGATCTCGTCCGCGCGCGCGACGAGCGCGTCGACGTCGTCCGACGCGGGCGTCGAGCGCAGCACCGGCACCCCGGCCGCGATCGCATGCTCTTTGGCGGTCACCTTGTTGCCCGCCATCTCGAGGGCGCGCGACGGCGGGCCGATGAAGACGATGCCGCTGCGCGCGGCGGCCGCGGCCAGCTCGGGGTTCTCGGAGAGGAAGCCGTAGCCGGGGTAGATGGCGTCGGCGCCCGCCTGCTCGGCCACGCGGATGATCTCATCGACGTCGAGGTACGCACGGACGGGTTGGCCGATGGTGCCGATCTGGTACGCTTCGTCGGCCTTGAGCCGGTGCAGCGAGTACCGGTCCTCGTAGGGGTAGACCGCCACCGTCCGCGCACCCAGTTCGAAGGCGGCACGAAAGGCCCGGATCGCGATCTCTCCGCGGTTGGCCACCAGGATCTTGCGGAACATGCGGACCTCTTCTCCAAGCGGCTCCCGCGCGCCGAGGGAGCAGATTCCCCGACGAGCCCACTTTTCACGAGGGCCTGAGTGTCCTCACAGCCTAGGGGACGGTAACGTAGAGCCTCGTGCACGTACTCTCCGTCTCCTCGCTCAAGGGGGGTGTCGGCAAGACCACCGTGACTCTCGGCCTCGCCTCCGCGGCGTTCGCCCGAGGGGTGCGGACTCTCGTCGTCGACCTCGACCCGCAATCTGACGTGTCGACGGGCATGGACATCCAGGTGGCCGGCCGGCTGAACGTGGCCGACGTGCTCGCCAATCCCAAGGAGAAGGTGGTCCGCCAGGCCATCACCGCCAGCGGCTGGGCCAAGGTGCACCCGGGCACGATCGACGTCATGATCGGCAGCCCGTCGGCGATCAACTTCGACGGCCCGCACCCGAGCGTGCGCGACGTGTGGAAGCTCGAAGAGGCTCTCGCCACCATCGAGGCCGACTACGACCTCGTCCTCATCGACTGCGCCCCCTCGCTCAACGCACTGACGCGTACCGCATGGGCGGCTTCGGACCGGGTCATCGTGGTCACCGAACCGGGACTGTTCTCGGTCGCCGCCGCCGACCGCGCGTTGCGGGCGATCGAGGAGATCCGCCGTGGCCTGTCTCCCCGACTGCAGCCGCTCGGGATCGT
The sequence above is a segment of the Microbacterium sp. PM5 genome. Coding sequences within it:
- a CDS encoding peptide deformylase, giving the protein MAVRPIRLFGDPVLRAPSASIDVIDDGIRSLVQDLLDTVELPGRAGVAAPQIGVGLRAFSYNIDGDIGYVLNPVLTEVSGEPALVGEGCLSVPDLWHETLRYPWARVVGIDLDGDELVLEGEGLMAQALQHETDHLDGMLYISRLSPDERKIAMRRIRESSWF
- a CDS encoding pyruvate carboxylase, yielding MFRKILVANRGEIAIRAFRAAFELGARTVAVYPYEDRYSLHRLKADEAYQIGTIGQPVRAYLDVDEIIRVAEQAGADAIYPGYGFLSENPELAAAAARSGIVFIGPPSRALEMAGNKVTAKEHAIAAGVPVLRSTPASDDVDALVARADEIGFPIFVKAVAGGGGRGMRRVEAAPQLAPAIAEAMREADAAFGDARVFLEQAVQRPRHVEVQILADKTGETVHLFERDCSVQRRHQKVVEIAPAPNLDPTIASALHAHAIAFARSIGYENAGTVEFLLETAGPRAGEAVFIEMNPRIQVEHTVTEEVTDVDLVQSQMRIAAGETLAELGLRQDQIRLRGAALQCRITTEDPTQGFRPDTGKITTYRSPGGAGIRLDGGTTAAGSQVSAHFDSLLAKLTCRGRDFGAAVVRSRRALAEFRIRGVSTNIPFLQAVLDDPAFVAGDVSTSFIDERPELLRGRGSKDRGSKIVAWLAETTVNRPHGEIPAVTDPRAKLPSVDLSTPPPAGSRQRLLSQGPAGFAAQLRAQTPLAVTETTFRDAHQSLLATRVRTRDLVTVAPYVARLTPQLLSVEAWGGATYDVALRFLGEDPWERLDALRAAVPNVAIQMLLRGRNTVGYTPYPTRVTDAFVSEAAASGVDIFRIFDALNDVSQMRPAIDAVLHTGTTLAEVALCYTGDLLSPTEDLYTLDYYLRVAEQIVDAGAHVLAVKDMAGLLRPGAAARLVRALRDRFDVPVHVHTHDTAGGQLATLLAAAAAGADAVDAAAAPMAGTTSQPSLSALVAALAHTERDTGLDLGAVSELEPYWEAMRRLYRPFESGLPGPTGRVYRHEIPGGQLSNLRQQAIALGLSEDFELIEDMYAAADAILGRVPKVTPSSKVVGDLALHLAAVRADPADFAENPDTYDIPDSVVAFMAGELGELPGGWPEPFRTKVLRGREIRGGITEISDADAANLEADSATRRATLNSLLFPAPTAAFRETRDTYGDLSVLDTADYLYGLAPGTEHVVEIERGVQLYVGLEAIGDADERGMRTVMTTLNGQLRPVFVRDHAVAVEVRQSEKADATVAGHVAAPFSGVVTPKAAVGDRVSAGQPVASIEAMKMEAAITAPMDGIVERLVIGAAAAVEAGDLLLVVRPSE
- a CDS encoding MinD/ParA family protein, whose amino-acid sequence is MGVGTPPRGPAVTPRLRRPEDDPNRPEPDGAGPELECVAVPDRNENASEDADNGVLESVTGAETTGIGIVEGATAQIDVALPVAVDDDDFDDDVVLDDEVEIHEGVVEEVDAVAASAVAEEVEEAVDASAPDAAAIALTSASLATADAAQHERLRPRTSEITLQSRRLGDFEAGRESSDLLTPDRLLDPAHAVRPEPDGAWQHLVYTLSGRRINLGDSKRARARKALDRRIAAPLHGGAKFVPVLSRKGGVGKTTITTLLGMALADAREDRVIAVDANPDRGTLAERIGRSSGKTVRDLVRAHADVQGFNDISEIVARDHTRLDIIASDTDPHVSEAFNDSDYDAVADVAAHFYSLVLTDTGTGIVHSVMGATLARADQLIVVAGLSVDEARLASETLTWLESNGYADLVRSAVVVLNTARPGAALVRAGELQSHFQTRVGHVVRVPYDAHIASGSAIVFRDLQPETREAARELAAIVVESLRQRVAA
- a CDS encoding ParA family protein encodes the protein MHVLSVSSLKGGVGKTTVTLGLASAAFARGVRTLVVDLDPQSDVSTGMDIQVAGRLNVADVLANPKEKVVRQAITASGWAKVHPGTIDVMIGSPSAINFDGPHPSVRDVWKLEEALATIEADYDLVLIDCAPSLNALTRTAWAASDRVIVVTEPGLFSVAAADRALRAIEEIRRGLSPRLQPLGIVVNRVRPQSIEHQFRIKELRDMFGPLVLSPQLPERTSLQQAQGAAKPLHIWPGDSAQELAGDFDALLDRVMRTGRITAGEQRA